GTTCAATCACGATCATTAATGGGGTCGGGCCCAGCAGGCCGCAAGCGCCAGGGGTCAGGGGTCCGGCGCAGTCCGTCACAACGGTCACCTCACCCGATCGAAGCACGTCAACAGCCACACTCCGATTTGACGCCGGGGAAACATCCTCGGGATGATAGCGTTCTCTCCATACCTGAACGAATGGTGCCGAATGATTGCTGGCCTTGACGGTCTTCGCTTCCAGCACTGGCAGACCGAGCTGCGTGGCGACGGTGTGCTGGTGCTCTCGTTCGACCGCGCCGGCGCGCCGGTCAACACCTTTGCCCAGGACGTCCTGATCGAGCTGGACACGCTGATCGAGCGCCTGGCGCTGGATCCGCCCAAGGGCCTGGTGCTGCGTTCGGCCAAGGCCTCGGGTTTCATCGCCGGGGCCGACATCAAGGAATTCCAGACCTTCGACGCCAAGGGCACGGTCGGCGACGCGATCCGTCGCGGCCAGCAGACCTTCCAGCGCCTGGCCGAACTGCCCTGCCCGACCGTGGCGGCAATCCACGGCTTCTGCATGGGCGGCGGCACCGAGATCGCCCTGGCCTGCCGCTACCGCGTCGCCAGCAACGACCCGTCGACCCGCATCGGCCTGCCGGAAGTGAAACTCGGCATCTACCCGGGCTGGGGTGGCAGCGTGCGCCTGCCGCGCCTGATCGGTGCACCGGCCGCATTCGACATGATGCTGACCGGACGCACGCTGTCGGCTTCGGCCGCGCGCGCAAATGGCCTGGTCGACAAGGTCACCGATCCGTCGAGCCTGATCGATGTCGCCGCCGCCTATGCGCTGCGCGGCAGCCAGCGTCCGTTCAAGCAGCGGGCCCTGGCGTGGGCGACCAACACCCTGCCCGCGCGCAAGCTGCTGGCACCGATGCTGACCAAGCAGGTCGCACGCAAGGCGCGCAAGGAGCACTACCCGGCCCCGTACGCGTTGATCAACACCTGGGCCAACAGCGGCGGCGGCATCCAGAACCTGTTGTCGGCCGAACGCAAGTCGGTGGTGAAGCTGGCTTCCACGCCGACTGCACGCAACCTGATCCGCGTGTTCTTCCTGCAGGAGCGGCTCAAGGGCCAGGGCGGCAAGGAGCATGGCATCAGCCACGTGCATGTCGTCGGCGCCGGCGTGATGGGCGGCGACATCGCCGCGTGGTCGGCCTACAAGGGCTTCAACGTCACCCTGCAGGACCGCGAACAGCGCTTCATCGACGGCGCATTGACGCGCGCGCAGACGCTGTTCGAGAAGAAGGTCAAGGACGAAGCCAAGCGCATGGATGTGTCGGCTCGCCTGAAGGGTGACCTTGCCGGCGAGGGCGTCGCCAGTGCCGACCTGGTGATCGAGGCGATCATCGAGAAGGCCGAGGCCAAGCGCGAGCTGTACGCCGAGCTCGAACCGCGCATGAAGTTCGACGCGTTGCTGACCACCAATACGTCCTCGATCCCGCTGACCGAGCTGCGCGAGCACATCGGTCGCCCCGCGCATTTCGCCGGCCTGCACTACTTCAACCCGGTGGCGTTGATGCCGCTGGTGGAGATCATCCACCACGACCGCGTCGCACCGCAGACGCAGCAGCGCCTGGCGGCGTTCTGCAAGGCGATCGACAAGCTGCCGGTGCCGGTGGCGGGAACGCCGGGCTTCCTGGTCAACCGCGTGCTGTTCCCGTACATGCTCGAAGCGGCAACCGCCTACGCCGAAGGCATTCCTGGCGCGGCGATCGACAAGGCCGCGGTGAAGTTCGGCATGCCGATGGGCCCGATCGAACTGATCGACACGGTCGGCCTGGACGTCGCTTCGGGCGTCGGCGGCGAGCTGGCACCGTTCCTCGGCCTGCCGATCCCGACCGCGCTGGCGACCCCGCCGCAGCAGGGCAAGCGTGGCAAGAAGGATGGCCAGGGCCTGTACAAGTGGGAGAACGGCAAAGCGATCAAGCCTGCGCTGCCCAAGGACTACCAGACCCCGTCGGACCTGGAAGACCGCCTGATCCTGCCGCTGCTCAACGAAGCGGTCGCCTGCCTGCACGACGGCGTCGTCAGCGATGCCGACCTGCTCGATGCCGGCGTGATCTTCGGCACGGGGTTCGCGCCGTTCCGTGGCGGCCCGATCCAGTACATCCGCGAAACCGGCGCCGACGCGCTGCTGACGCGACTGCAGCAATTGCACGCGCGTTACGGCGACCGTTTTGCGCCGCGCCCGGGTTGGGACAGCGGCGCGTTGCGCGGCTGATCGAGGCGCAAGGCTGACGTCCATGGATCCCCGCCTTCGCGGGGATGACGGCGCCAACCACGGATCACATCGTATGCGTCGCCCGCTCAGCGTTGAGCGACCCGGCCAGCAGCGCCTCGATCTTGCCGCGAACCGATTCCCCCTCCGCACTGTCGGCGAACTGCACACCGATACCCGCCGGACGGTTGCCCTGCGCACCGACCGGCGTCACCCAGACCACCTTGCCGGCAACCGGCAGGCGCTCGTTCGACTCCGGCAGCGTCAACAGCAGGAACACCTCGTCGCCGAGGAAATAACGCTTGGGCGTGGCCACGAAGACACCGCCGCCCTTCAGGAACGGCATGTATGCGCTGAACAACTGCGCCTTGTCCTTGATCGCGCAGGACAGGATGCCCTGACGCGCGCCGCCTGCAGAATTCATGCCGCTCATTGCCTGCTCCCCCCTTCCGCCCGCCGCCCATGGAGGGCGCGCCAGGCCAACAACAATTCGGTGACTGCCAGGTCCGCCCGCACGGTGGTGCGCAGCAGATCACGGGTCCGGTTCGCCTGATCGAACCACGCGGCCAGACTGCGCGTTCGCTCCGGGTCGGTCAAGCCGGCGGCATCAGCCAGGGCCAGGTCGGCGGCGTGACTCAGGCGCAGAGCGCCGTTTTCGTCGCCGACCCAGCGCTGCGCCGTCTCGACGGCGCCGATGTCGCCGCGGCCGAGTTTGGCCATGTCGCTGGCGACCTCGCGGCGCAATGCCAGGCCGTCGTTGCCGAGCCATTCGTTGGCCAGCCCGGGATGGCCGCGGGCAGCCTCGAGTCCCTCGCGCGCGCTGGCTTCGGAGTGCCCCCGCTGCTTCAGCCAGGCGAGCGACTCGGCGGCCTGCGGCAAACGGAACTCGTAGCGCTGGCAGCGGCTGCGGATCGTCGCCGGCAACCGCGCCGGATGCGCGCTGAGCAACCACAGGTATCGGCCAGGCACCGGCTCTTCCAGGGTCTTGAGCAGGGCGTTGCAGGCGGCGTGATTCACCGCCTCGGCCGGATCGATGATCACCACCTGCGCGCCGCCGTACTGCGGCGTCAGCGACAGTTTCTCCGACACCTGGCGGATCTGCTCGATGACGATCTCGGTGCGCAGCCGCGTGCCTTCCTTGTTCGGAATGAACGACACGAACTGGTAGTCGGGGTGCGTGCCAGCCGCGAGCAGGTGGCAGCTGCGACAGCTGCCGCACGGCTCACCGGCGGCACTGGGCTGCTGGCACAACAGGCGCTGAGCGAGACGTTCGGCCACGGCGCGCTTGCCCAGTTGTGCAGGCCCGCAGAACAGCAGCCCATGCGCCAACCGACCGCCTGCCTGCGCTGCCACGGCCTGGTCGTACACGCGCTGCTGCCAGGGTGCGAACGCGATGCCGGGTCCCATCGCGCTCATGCCGACGTCTCGATGAAGATGCGCAGTTGCGCGACGGCCTGCGCGGCGACGGCGTCGGCCGGTTGGGTCGCGTCGATCACCCGGAAACGCTGCGGATCGGCCGATGCGCGGGCCAGGTAGCCGGCGCGCACCCGCTCGAAGAAGTCTTCACGCTCGGCCTCGATGCGGTCGCTGGCGCCGCGCCCACGCGCGCGCTGCAGGCCGATCGCCACCGGCACGTCCAGCAGCAGTGTCAGTGCCGGCGCGATGCCGACCACGCGGCGTTCCAGCTCGGCGATGAAATCCGCATCGCCACCGCGTGCGGCACCCTGGTAGGCGTAGCTGGCGTCGGTGAAGCGGTCACTGATGACCCAGGCGCCACGCTCGAGCGCGGGCACGATGGTCTCGCGCACATGCTGCGCACGGGCGGCGAACACCAGCAGCAGTTCGGCGTCGGTGGTCGGCGGTTCGTGATGGGTGTCGAGCAGGAGGCCGCGGATCTGCTCGGCCAGCGGTGTACCGCCGGGTTCGCGCGTGCTCACCACTTCGTCGCCGGTGGCCTGCAGCACATCGCGCAGCGCCGCCAGCACGGTCGACTTGCCGGCCCCTTCACCGCCTTCAAGCGTGATGAAGCGGGGCTGGCGCTGCAGGGGCGTGCCGTGGCTGGTCATTGGCGGCTCCTGGATTGCGCGGCGCGGTAGTTCTTCAGATAGGCGCGGACATTGACCTGGTGTTCGGCGTAGGTGCGCGCGAACAGGTGGCGCCCGCTGCCATCGCCGACGGCAACGAAGAACAACGCATCGCCGTCGGCAGGCCGGGCAACCGCTTCGAGCGCGCCGATGCCCGGCATCGCGATCGGTGTCGGTGGCAGGCCGGGGATCAGATAGGTGTTGTATGGATTCTGCGCGCGCAGGTCGCTCCTGCGGATATTGCCGTCATAGGTGCTGCCGATCCCGTAGATGACTGTCGGGTCCGTCTCCAGGCGCATGCCGAGCTTGAGCCGGCGCGAGAACAGGCCCGCGATCTGCGGCCGCTCCGAGGCAATGCCGGTTTCCTTCTCGACGATCGAGGCCAGTACCAGCATCTCGTCGGGCGTCCTGAGCACGTTGTCGGCGCTGCGCTGCTGCCAGGCCGCATCGAGGGCCTTGTCCATCGCGGCATGCGCGCGCTTGAGCACGTCCAGGTCGCTGTCGCCGCGCGTGTACAGATAGGTCTCGGGCAGGAAGCGGCCTTCGGGGTGCTGGCCCGGTGCGCCGACGGCCTTCATCAGCGCGGCGTGGTCGAGCTTGCCGGTCTCCAGCTTGAGCGGCTTGGCCTTGGCAAGCGCCGCGCGCAGTTCGCGGATGTTCCAGCCTTCGACGATGGTGAAGCGGTGGCGGATCACCCGGCCGTCGCGCATCGCCACCAGCAACGAGCGTGGCGACGTGCCCGGTTCGATCGCGTACTCGCCTACCTGCAGCTTGCCGGCAGCGCCGAGCTGCTTGGCCAGCGCGCGCCATTCCAGCAGGTCGCCTTCGCGCACGCCGGCCTCGCGCAGCTTGCGCACCACGGTGGGTAGCGAATCGCCACGCTCGACCATCACCGTCTCGCCCGACTCCAGGCCCGACAGCGGTGCATCGGCGAAACCGGTATAGCGCTGCCAGAGCCAGAATCCGGCGCCGGCGGCGATCAGCAGCAACAACAGCAGGAAGCCGGCGGAAATACGTCCAAAAGATCGACGCGCGGATTTACGACTCACGAAACCTCCGTGGCGAAAGCGGGATGCTCGGCGGCCAGGCGGTGCTGCAGCGCGACCACCTGCGGATGCGGTTGCCATGTGCGGGCGCCGAGCCGCGCCACCGGCAGGATACCGCGCACGCCATTGCACAGGAAAACCGCATCGGCGGCTTCGACATCGGTCACAGCCAGACGTGCCTCGCGTGCCGGCAGCGCCTGCAGCGCCCAGGCCCGGCACACGCCGGCAATGCCGCAGCGGTCGATAGCGGGGGTCACCCAGGCACCGTCGAGGAGGATGAACACGTTGGCGGCCGTGGCGCAGACCACGTCGCCTTCATGGCTGCACATCAGGCCTTCGTGGATGGCCGGATCGTCCCATTCGCTGCGCGCGAGCACCTGCTCGAGGCGGTTGCAGTGCTTGATCCCGGCCAGCGCCGGTTGCAGCGCCAGTCGCGTTTCGCACCAGCGCAGATCGAGGCCGGCGTCCGGCGATGCGGGCAACGGATGGCGCGAGAGTGTCCAGTGGGGCACGCCGGCGGAGGCTGGCGAATAGCCGCGTCCACCGCTGCCCCGGGTGACGATCAGCTTCAGCACGGCATCGTCGCCGGCGAGCAGTTGCGTCGCCTCGGCAAGGACCCTGCTTTCTTCGGGAAGCGTCATGCGCAACATCGCCGCGCCGCGCTGCAGGCGTTGCCAGTGTGCGGCCCACCAGTGCATCTGTCCGCGGTGCGCGCGCACGGTCTCGAACAGCCCATCGCCGTAGGCCAGGCCGCGGTCGTGGTCGGGAAGCGCCTGCACCGGCTGGTCGCCGGCGAAGTAGCGCACGGCGGTCGCACTCATCCGGCGACACCCAGCGCGCGCAGCATGCCGCGCGCCTTGGCCCTGGTTTCGTCGAGTTCGCGCTGCGGATCGGAGTCGGCAACGATGCCGGCACCGGTGCGGAAGCGCAGCGTTGCTCCGCCCTGCCCGGCTTCCAGTTCCGCGCTGCGGATCAGGATGTTGAGGTCGAGGTCGCCGTCGCGGTTGAGCCAGCCCATCGCACCGGTGTAGGCGCCACGGCCGACGCCTTCGAGTTCGGCGATGATCTGCATGCAGCGCACCTTCGGGCAGCCGGTGATCGTGCCGCCGGGGAACACCGCGCGGATCACCTGCCCGGGCGTCGCCTCCGCGCGCAGGCGGCCGCGGACGTTGCTGACGATGTGGTGGACGTGGGCGTAGCTCTCCACCGTCATCAGCTCGTCGACCTCGACGCTGCCCGGCGTGCAGACACGTCCGAGGTCGTTGCGCTCCAGGTCGATCAGCATCACGTGCTCGGCGCGCTCCTTCGGATGGCCGACGAGTTCCTGGATCCGCGCGGCGTCGTCATCGCCGGCGAAGCGCGGACGCGTGCCGGCGATCGGCCGCGTCTCGACCAGGTCGCCGCGTATCGATACCAGACGCTCGGGCGACGCACTGACCACGGCCCAGTCCTCGCCCGCGAACACGCCTGCGAACGGCGCCGGGTTGTTCTGGCGCAAGCGCTGGAACAGCGCCGCCGGTGGCAACGGTTCGTCGAAGCGCGCCAGCCAGCCACGCGACAGGTTGGCCTGGAACACGTCGCCGGCGGCGAGGTAGTCGAGCACGCGGCGCACGCCACGGGTGAAGCGCTCCGGCTCGTCTTCCTCCAGCGAGGCAGGTGCCTGCCACGGCGCGATCGCCGGGACTTGGTCGAGCGCCTGGATGTCCGCCAGCACATGCGCGACAAGGGCCTCGTGGCCTGTTTCGGTCACCAGCACGCATTCGCCGCTGGTGTGGTCGCGCAACACCGCAGCCGGACAGCGCAGGGCCAGTGCCACCGGCAGGCGTCCTTCCGCGCGCGGCAGTTTCAGCACCGGCTCGACCTGGGCGGCGGCCTCGTAGCCGAACAACAGTGCCCAGCCACCGCGGAACGGCCAGCGCGGCTCGTCGCGGGCGACGCGCAGGGATTGCCATTGCGCGTCGAGCGCGGCAAAGAAATCGGCGTCGACCGCGGCACCGTGGCTGTCCCGGGTGGTGCCGTCGGCGTCCAGGCGCAGCGAATCGCCGCTGGCCACGAGCAGCAGATCCCAGCGCCCCTGGGCGGTGCCGTGGGCGCTGGATTCCAGCAACAGCGGGTAGCGCGAGGGGCTCAGACGCTGCAGCGACAGCAGGTCGAAGGAGGCAGGCAGGGAACGGGTCAGCAGCATCTGTGTATTAGACCGCGTTTCGGTCGGCGTAGCCCGGGTAAGCGAAGCGCACCCGGGATCTGTGCGTGGTCGTCTCCCCGGGTGCGCTTCGCTTACCCGGGCTACAAACAACGATCCCCGCCGTGGCGGGGATCGTCAGGCAACCGCTGCGGAGAAACTCAGATCCGGTTGAACACCAGCGTGCCGTTGGTGCCGCCGAATCCGAAGCCGTTGGACACCGCGACGTCGATCTTCGCCTCGCGGGCCACGTTCGGCACGTAGTCCAGGTCGCAGCCCTCGCCCGCTTCGTCCAGGTTGATGGTCGGCGGGATGATGCCGTGGTGCAGCGCCAGCACCGAGAAGATCGCCTCGACACCGCCGGCGGCGCCGAGCAGGTGGCCGGTCATCGACTTGGTCGAGCTGACCATCGTCTTGTAGGCGTGGTCACCCAGCGCGCGCTTGATCGCCAGCGTCTCGGCCAGGTCACCCAGCGGCGTCGACGTGCCGTGCGCGTTGAGGTAACCGACCTGGTCGGCATTGACACCCGCGTCCTTGAGCGCGGCGGCCATGCAGCGGGCCGGGCCCTCGCCGTTCTCGCTGGGAGCGGTCATGTGGAACGCGTCCGAACTGGCGCCGAAGCCGGACAGCTCGCAGTAGATGCGCGCGCCGCGTGCCTTGGCGCGCTCGTACTCTTCCAGGATCAGGATGCCGGCGCCGTCACCGAGGACGAAGCCGTCGCGGTCCTTGTCCCACGGGCGCGAAGCGCGGGTGGGGTCGTCGTTGCGGGTCGACATCGCCTTCATCGAGCAGAAGCCGGCCACCGACGTCGGCGAGGAACCGCGCTCGGCGCCACCGGCGACCATCACGTCGGCATCGCCGTACTGGATCATGCGCA
Above is a genomic segment from Lysobacter sp. S4-A87 containing:
- the mltG gene encoding endolytic transglycosylase MltG translates to MSRKSARRSFGRISAGFLLLLLLIAAGAGFWLWQRYTGFADAPLSGLESGETVMVERGDSLPTVVRKLREAGVREGDLLEWRALAKQLGAAGKLQVGEYAIEPGTSPRSLLVAMRDGRVIRHRFTIVEGWNIRELRAALAKAKPLKLETGKLDHAALMKAVGAPGQHPEGRFLPETYLYTRGDSDLDVLKRAHAAMDKALDAAWQQRSADNVLRTPDEMLVLASIVEKETGIASERPQIAGLFSRRLKLGMRLETDPTVIYGIGSTYDGNIRRSDLRAQNPYNTYLIPGLPPTPIAMPGIGALEAVARPADGDALFFVAVGDGSGRHLFARTYAEHQVNVRAYLKNYRAAQSRSRQ
- a CDS encoding aminodeoxychorismate synthase component I produces the protein MLLTRSLPASFDLLSLQRLSPSRYPLLLESSAHGTAQGRWDLLLVASGDSLRLDADGTTRDSHGAAVDADFFAALDAQWQSLRVARDEPRWPFRGGWALLFGYEAAAQVEPVLKLPRAEGRLPVALALRCPAAVLRDHTSGECVLVTETGHEALVAHVLADIQALDQVPAIAPWQAPASLEEDEPERFTRGVRRVLDYLAAGDVFQANLSRGWLARFDEPLPPAALFQRLRQNNPAPFAGVFAGEDWAVVSASPERLVSIRGDLVETRPIAGTRPRFAGDDDAARIQELVGHPKERAEHVMLIDLERNDLGRVCTPGSVEVDELMTVESYAHVHHIVSNVRGRLRAEATPGQVIRAVFPGGTITGCPKVRCMQIIAELEGVGRGAYTGAMGWLNRDGDLDLNILIRSAELEAGQGGATLRFRTGAGIVADSDPQRELDETRAKARGMLRALGVAG
- a CDS encoding DNA polymerase III subunit delta'; this translates as MGPGIAFAPWQQRVYDQAVAAQAGGRLAHGLLFCGPAQLGKRAVAERLAQRLLCQQPSAAGEPCGSCRSCHLLAAGTHPDYQFVSFIPNKEGTRLRTEIVIEQIRQVSEKLSLTPQYGGAQVVIIDPAEAVNHAACNALLKTLEEPVPGRYLWLLSAHPARLPATIRSRCQRYEFRLPQAAESLAWLKQRGHSEASAREGLEAARGHPGLANEWLGNDGLALRREVASDMAKLGRGDIGAVETAQRWVGDENGALRLSHAADLALADAAGLTDPERTRSLAAWFDQANRTRDLLRTTVRADLAVTELLLAWRALHGRRAEGGSRQ
- the fabF gene encoding beta-ketoacyl-ACP synthase II, which encodes MSNRPAFNRRVVVTGLGIVSPLGNDLASSWDGIVNGRSGIGPITHFDASAFTTRIAGEVRDFDITQWVSPKDAKKMEEFIHYGVAASMMAIQDAGITVDESNAERIGALIGSGIGGLLGIEEQTIKYHEGGPRKVSPFYVPSTIINMLPGQVSLLTGIKGPNFSAVSACATANHSIGMAMRMIQYGDADVMVAGGAERGSSPTSVAGFCSMKAMSTRNDDPTRASRPWDKDRDGFVLGDGAGILILEEYERAKARGARIYCELSGFGASSDAFHMTAPSENGEGPARCMAAALKDAGVNADQVGYLNAHGTSTPLGDLAETLAIKRALGDHAYKTMVSSTKSMTGHLLGAAGGVEAIFSVLALHHGIIPPTINLDEAGEGCDLDYVPNVAREAKIDVAVSNGFGFGGTNGTLVFNRI
- the tmk gene encoding dTMP kinase, which encodes MTSHGTPLQRQPRFITLEGGEGAGKSTVLAALRDVLQATGDEVVSTREPGGTPLAEQIRGLLLDTHHEPPTTDAELLLVFAARAQHVRETIVPALERGAWVISDRFTDASYAYQGAARGGDADFIAELERRVVGIAPALTLLLDVPVAIGLQRARGRGASDRIEAEREDFFERVRAGYLARASADPQRFRVIDATQPADAVAAQAVAQLRIFIETSA
- a CDS encoding PilZ domain-containing protein, whose product is MSGMNSAGGARQGILSCAIKDKAQLFSAYMPFLKGGGVFVATPKRYFLGDEVFLLLTLPESNERLPVAGKVVWVTPVGAQGNRPAGIGVQFADSAEGESVRGKIEALLAGSLNAERATHTM
- a CDS encoding 3-hydroxyacyl-CoA dehydrogenase NAD-binding domain-containing protein; this translates as MIAGLDGLRFQHWQTELRGDGVLVLSFDRAGAPVNTFAQDVLIELDTLIERLALDPPKGLVLRSAKASGFIAGADIKEFQTFDAKGTVGDAIRRGQQTFQRLAELPCPTVAAIHGFCMGGGTEIALACRYRVASNDPSTRIGLPEVKLGIYPGWGGSVRLPRLIGAPAAFDMMLTGRTLSASAARANGLVDKVTDPSSLIDVAAAYALRGSQRPFKQRALAWATNTLPARKLLAPMLTKQVARKARKEHYPAPYALINTWANSGGGIQNLLSAERKSVVKLASTPTARNLIRVFFLQERLKGQGGKEHGISHVHVVGAGVMGGDIAAWSAYKGFNVTLQDREQRFIDGALTRAQTLFEKKVKDEAKRMDVSARLKGDLAGEGVASADLVIEAIIEKAEAKRELYAELEPRMKFDALLTTNTSSIPLTELREHIGRPAHFAGLHYFNPVALMPLVEIIHHDRVAPQTQQRLAAFCKAIDKLPVPVAGTPGFLVNRVLFPYMLEAATAYAEGIPGAAIDKAAVKFGMPMGPIELIDTVGLDVASGVGGELAPFLGLPIPTALATPPQQGKRGKKDGQGLYKWENGKAIKPALPKDYQTPSDLEDRLILPLLNEAVACLHDGVVSDADLLDAGVIFGTGFAPFRGGPIQYIRETGADALLTRLQQLHARYGDRFAPRPGWDSGALRG
- the pabC gene encoding aminodeoxychorismate lyase; amino-acid sequence: MSATAVRYFAGDQPVQALPDHDRGLAYGDGLFETVRAHRGQMHWWAAHWQRLQRGAAMLRMTLPEESRVLAEATQLLAGDDAVLKLIVTRGSGGRGYSPASAGVPHWTLSRHPLPASPDAGLDLRWCETRLALQPALAGIKHCNRLEQVLARSEWDDPAIHEGLMCSHEGDVVCATAANVFILLDGAWVTPAIDRCGIAGVCRAWALQALPAREARLAVTDVEAADAVFLCNGVRGILPVARLGARTWQPHPQVVALQHRLAAEHPAFATEVS